The window TGACGCCGGAGAATTTCAGGAAACAACTGCAACGTGCTAAGGGCGATTTATTCACCTTTATGCAGGATAAGTGCGGGTTAATAAATGTTGCGGCTCCTTGTCGCTGTCAAAAGAAAACCAAAGGATATATTCAGGACGGCATTGTGTCGCCTGAAACCATACAATTTTACCGTCAATTCACCGACTCTATAGAATCCGTTGTCGAAAGTAAAAACCGGGAGATAGATTACCTGATTACAAATCCATATTTGTACTTATTTACTCAGCAACCTTATGAAACCCAAAAAGATAATGAAATTAAATCCCGGCATATTCTAAGTGATCCGGCAGTTATGCAGCTTTTTCAGTTATCATAGGCCCTGGTTGTTTAAACTTGTTATATTTCTTACAATGTCAAATTAGCCAGTAACCTCAAGTCATGGAGGAAAAGGTTCGAAATTTGTACAGGCAGGGCGACTAAAAGCGATATCAACCAATATTAAAAAGCCTTTAAATCTATGATTTAAAGGCTTTTTTGATTTACTACCATTGATTAAGATGTTGCCGGAAAACTTCCTGATCCGATGTTTCCGCGCTGTTATGAGTTAACAATAAACTATTCAAACCATCCCTGTTTTTTAAAGGGCGTATAATCATTTATTAACTGCCGCCTGGGGATTTTTAATGGTTGTAATTTAGAGGGTTATATTTATATCGAACATTTTTAACGGGAATGGTTGATTATTTAATTAAAAAAATTTACCTTCGCCAACCCAATCGGGAACGGGATGTAGCGTAGCCCGGTATCGCGCCACATTTGGGATGTGGAGGCCGCAGGTTCGAATCCTGCCATCCCGACAAAAGCGATACCAATCGATTAAAAAAGTCTTTAAATCTGATGATTTAAGGACTTTTTCTTTTTAGGTTGATCCTGGTTAGTCAAATAAAAAAGGATCAGTCCGAAAGGTTGGGAAATAACTATTGGGGATTTGCGCGTGGAGCAATTACGGTAAATTCAGCAAAAATGCACCTGGTTGGTCAGCCGCTCTTAGGTGTTACCCGGAAATAGCCAATAAATAGTCCAGATTTAGTTGATTGCGGTTACTATATGGTTTCCCGGCCAGGCGAACCTGCTGACCACCACTAATCCCCTGCAACTGCACGGTTTGATAATGGGCGATGGCCCCGCCACCTGCCAACAACTGGTAGGCATGCTCGGAAATAATCATGTCGTTATTCAACTCTTTAGTTTTGGCCTGTAGCCTGGATGCAACGTTTACGGGGAGGCCCATTACGGATAATTGCGGAGCGTTGTCCAGCCCAAACTCGTCAACAAAAACTTTTCCGGCATGCAGGCCTACACCAATCTCGAGCGGGCCTCCATAATAAGGTTCGTCATAAGCTTCGTTGTACAGGCTAACCGTTTGGAACATTACTTTGGCGGCCTGGTAGGCATTATTTACAGATTCTTTCAACCCGGTTTGTAAGCCAAACACGGCATATAAACTATCTCCCGCTATCTCTACCACCTTACCTTCAAATTTTTTGATGATTTGGTTAAAGGCGGTGAACAAACGGCGCACAATTTGAATAACGGTTTTGCCAGACTGTGCTTCCATTAAACCGGTGAAGTTCCTGATATCGAGAAACAGGATGGCAAGTTCCTGCTCTTTGTCTGGGGGAGCAGGTGTCGGGTTCAACATGAAATAATTATTTTCCATAGTAGTATAGACGATTGACGCTTAAAATCATTTTAAACAAAAGTAGATGGATGGCCGAACGATGGCAAAGCAAAAAAGGTAAACCGGGGGTGCTTAACGGTAAAGACGGGGATATTAGCGGTAAACCGGACTTTTTTGTTGGATAGATTCGGGAAAAACTACTTGTTTAAATCAGCAATATAGATATGAATGGTGAGAAGCAGTTCGCTGAAACCTTTAATTTGCGATGCAAAGTAGTGCTTTGCATACTTTGTAAGTATCATTCGGCAATCACATTAACAGTTTTTTTTAGAATGGCCGGAAATTTGGCCGGCTGATGAGCGGCGAAAACGACCATGGTATTGAACTTAATATTACCACCAGGGCTACTGTAAACCAAATTGCCATTGTTTTAAATTTTTGCTGGTCGTTAAGCTGTCGTTTGCTTCTGGCCGAGCCAATGGTAATGAGGGTTATCCCGATCAGCATCATGGTGATGTGTTCCATGCCAAAAAAACGAATGGCCCGTTCATGTACTGCAGTGCCAAAGTGATGTAAAAAATAAGCCACAACAGGGCTGATGCAATATAGCCAAATTCCCAATATTAACTGAATATGTGCTACTGTTGCTATGGTATGCCTTACTATGTTATCGAATTTCAGATAAGGCTTTTGCAATAACCAGCCACGATAAGCCCCAAAAATGGCGAACAGGAGGGTGCTCAATACCAACCAGCGGGTGAGTGAGTGTAATGCTAATAAAGTTCCGTACATGTTTATGCAGACGATTACCAGGCAATAATATTTTAAAGTTTTTATTTTTTTTCTGCGGATTTTAAATTTGATAATAGGAGGTATAAACGAACAGAGTCATCCGGAGAAATCAGGATGGCTCTGTTCCCCTAGTGGAATACTTTCACCAATTAGAAAGCTTTATACGAAGGTAATCCAAGATTTAGAAGTTAAATGATTCATAAAATAGGATTATGGTGAGTTAAATGAAGGTCACTAAGCACCAGGGATTTACCTTGAGCGGGTTTGGATGGAGCCAAAAATTCAGGCTTGCTAAATTATATGCTTAACTATTTATCCACCCCCTCAACTATTCTGCTTGATCCCAAACTTTTTTTTATTCATCCCCTCAACTATTCTGCTTGATCCTAAGATAATATACTGAAAAACAATGAAAAAGGGTTGCTTTTTACAAGCAACCCTTTCAAATTTCTAACCTGAATCCGGTTAGTACCCAGCGCCGGAGTCGAACCGGCACGGTTTCCCACAGGTGTTTGAGACCAGCGCGTCTACCAATTCCGCCAGCTGGGCATACTCTGTAAATCTAATCAGCGATCTTTTACAGGCGGGCTGCAAATGTATCTAAACTCTCTTTAATTCGCAACAGATATTTTTGTCTGTAGTAAATATTTGCAATTTTTATCCTTCTTTCTTCCTGCGCAGTATGGTCAAGCTGTGTATAATCCGTTGTTAGTTCGTGAAGGTTTTCGTTAATATCAGCCTCAAAAGCAAGCACTTCCGCGGTTATTGATGCCAATTCTGTGCTGTTATCAACTTCCATCAATCTTTCATTAATATCCATCATTTCCATCAAAAAATCAGCCGGTAATTGTGGTTTTGCGCCCTCAGAAACCAGGTTATGGAGCTTTAAAATGTATTCCATTCTGCGTGCCGGGTCATTTAATACCTGGTAAGCCTTGTTATTTAGGGTAGATAATTCCAGTATTTCCTGTTGTTTTGCCTCATCTTCGCCTGCATAAAAATCGGGATGATACAGTTTGCTTAGCTCATAAAATTTCTTTTTGAGTTTGGCCGCTTCAATATCAAATGATTCGGGTATGCCATAAAATTCAAAATAATTCATAAACACGAATTTCACCAATTATGTCGAATTACACGAATTTTAATTTGTTACCGCTTTTCTATTACACCTGCTTGCCAGCGTTTTTTGTGTTAGTTAGCTCATTCGTAGAATACTGCACAGCTCTCCCCGTTTTTAGTACCAATCAGTTTCATTCGTGAAATTCGTGCTTATCACTATCTTTGCCACATAACCTACATAATATGTTATTTGAGCAGATGCGGCAGAAGCCGTTTTTTATATTGGGTCCGTGTGTAATGGAAAACCAAGAGTTGTTATACACAGTTGCCGAAAAGGTTGCCGAAGTTGGCCAAAAATATAACGTGCCTGTGATTTTTAAATCTTCTTTTGATAAAGCCAACCGTACATCCATCCACTCTTACCGTGGCCCTGGGATAGGGAAAGGAATGGAGATGCTTCAAAATGTGAAAGAGAAATTCGGCTTGCCTGTTATCACCGATATTCATGAACCTTTCCAGGCGGCGATAGCCGCAGAGGTGGTTGATGTGCTGCAGATTCCGGCGTTTTTATGTCGGCAAACCGACCTATTGGTTGCCGCCGCCGAAACCGGCAAAATAGTTAATGTAAAGAAGGCACAATTCCTGTCGGGGGCCGATATGTTTTATCCCGCCCAAAAGGTATTGGAGGCTGGCAACACCAAAGTAGTACTTACCGAGCGTGGCAATATGTATGGTTACAATAATCTTGCTGTTGATTTCAGGAATATTTACGATATGAAGGCTTTTGGCCATCCCGTTTGCATGGACTGTACCCA is drawn from Mucilaginibacter ginsenosidivorax and contains these coding sequences:
- a CDS encoding adenylate/guanylate cyclase domain-containing protein, which translates into the protein MENNYFMLNPTPAPPDKEQELAILFLDIRNFTGLMEAQSGKTVIQIVRRLFTAFNQIIKKFEGKVVEIAGDSLYAVFGLQTGLKESVNNAYQAAKVMFQTVSLYNEAYDEPYYGGPLEIGVGLHAGKVFVDEFGLDNAPQLSVMGLPVNVASRLQAKTKELNNDMIISEHAYQLLAGGGAIAHYQTVQLQGISGGQQVRLAGKPYSNRNQLNLDYLLAISG
- the hscB gene encoding Fe-S protein assembly co-chaperone HscB is translated as MNYFEFYGIPESFDIEAAKLKKKFYELSKLYHPDFYAGEDEAKQQEILELSTLNNKAYQVLNDPARRMEYILKLHNLVSEGAKPQLPADFLMEMMDINERLMEVDNSTELASITAEVLAFEADINENLHELTTDYTQLDHTAQEERRIKIANIYYRQKYLLRIKESLDTFAARL
- the kdsA gene encoding 3-deoxy-8-phosphooctulonate synthase gives rise to the protein MRQKPFFILGPCVMENQELLYTVAEKVAEVGQKYNVPVIFKSSFDKANRTSIHSYRGPGIGKGMEMLQNVKEKFGLPVITDIHEPFQAAIAAEVVDVLQIPAFLCRQTDLLVAAAETGKIVNVKKAQFLSGADMFYPAQKVLEAGNTKVVLTERGNMYGYNNLAVDFRNIYDMKAFGHPVCMDCTHSVQRPGGAGGKTGGDRTFVPMMALAAKAFGADGYFIETHPDPDNALSDGPNMLKLHDLDALIASLV